TCTTTCATTGGTGGGAAGAAACCTTTGGATTATTCACAAAAACACTCCTTATGCGGATCCAGAATCTGGACTAGGCGGACAGTTCTCACAAGGGTATTTGTCAGGTGCTTATCCAGCTGTTAGATCAGTAGGTTTCGATGTGAAATTCAAATTTTAATTAATTAGAATATGAAAAAAATATTATATACACTACTGCTTGCATCTACTGTGTTTGTGAGCTGTGATGATAGATTGGATGAGTTGAATACGGATAAAAAGAATCCATCAACTTTTCCTCCAGAGGCCTTGTTTGCTTCTGCTACTAGAGAAGTAGTAGACAATATTGTGAGCATGAGCGTGAATGACAATCCATTTAGATTGTATTCTCAAATGTGGGCTCAAACTACGTATCCTGACGAAAGTCAGTATACTATGACTGCCAGAGAGATACCTTTAAGTATTTATACTAATCAGTACAGAGATGTTTTGATTGATCTAAAGGATTCTAAAACTGGAATACAGGCTCAATTAGATGATCCTACTAATGTGATCCCAGAGCAAACATTGCGTAACCAAATGGCAGTTATCGATATTTTGATGGGTTATACTTACATCACTTTGGTTGATATTTTTGGTGATGTGCCTTATTCTGAGGCTTTGGATCCAGATAATTTAGATCCAGTATATGATGATGCAAGATCTATTTACAATTCGGTAGAAGACATCTTAACTACATCTAGTACTTTACTTGCTGCCAATACAGCCGCAGGTGGATTTGGTTCTTCTGATTTGGTTTATGGTGGAGATGTGGATGCTTGGGCTACATTTGCGAACTCAATTAAATTGAGAATGGCAATGAAATTAGCTGATGTTGATGCTGCAACTTCAATTGCTTGGGCTAATGAGGCTATGGCTGCAGGAGTTATTTCTACTAATGCTCAGAATTTTTCAATGGCTTACCAGGGATCTTCACCAAACTCAAGCCCACTGCATGAGGATTTAGTATTAAGTGGACGTGCTGATTTTGTTGCGTCTAACACTTTAGTAGATGCTTTGAATGAAAGATTGGACCCAAGATTGATGACATTCACAAGAAATCCAATTGATTATGGCTGGAATGTAGATGACAATGGAATGGCTCAGGATTCAACATTCACTTCTAATATGATCATTGAATACTATGATGAAGATGGTGAAATGACCAGTAGAGACTTTATGGTAGCTCCATTTACTTTAGCTGCTGCTGATTCGGCAACTCTAGGTGAAGTGACTATGTATAAAGGAGGGACTTATGGTGATGCCAATGCTTACTCTACCAATTCTCAAGTTGGGGATATATTACATACACCTTCTTATCCTGGTACGCTTTACAATGCTGCAGAGACTCATTTCTTGATGGCCGAAATGATAGAAAGAGGTGGTTATACTGTGGCAGGAACTGCTGAAGCTCATTATAATGCTGCTATTACAGCTTCATTTGATCAATGGGGTGTTGCAGGTGTTGCTACTTATTTGGCGAGACCAGAGGTGGCATACACTACTGCTGATGGTGGATCTGGTGATTGGAAACAAATCATTGGTACTCAAATGTGGTTAGGGTTATACAACCAAGGTTTAGAGGGTTGGTCTACATGGAGAAGATTAGATTTTGATGGATTTACTCCTCCTCCAGGAATGACCATGGCTGATATTCCAAATCGTATGACTTATCCTTTGAGAGAGGCGACATTGAATGGAACTTCATTAGCAGCTGCTCAAGCTAAGCTTACAGGAGGTGATGAGGCTTCATCTAAGATTTTCTGGGATGTGAATTAATTCATTTTCAAATAATAATATTGAAAACCTGCACCATTGGTGCAGGTTTTTTTATGTCCAAATTTTCTATGGAAAGGAATAAGGGTATTTGATCGCTTAGGTTTTATAGGACTGTTAAATCAATTGTTCTATTTAAATCTAAGCGATATGAGAAACATTCTACTTAGTTTATTATTTGTTGCGCTTGGGATTTCTTCAGCTTTTGCTCAGGACAGGACCATTTCGGGTCGTGTCACTGATGGAGAAGAAGCACTCCCTGGTGTAAATGTTATCCTAAAAGGCACCTCTCGTGGTGTTACTACGGATATTGATGGTAATTATCGAATTGCTGTGCCAGGCGATGGAGGCGTCTTGGTGTTTTCATATATAGGTATGATGACACAGGAAGCCGAGATAGGTGCCAGGTCTGTTATTGATGTGGAAATGTCCGCTGATGCTAAACAGCTGACAGAAGTGGTTGTCGTGGGCTATGGTACTCAGCTGAAACAAGACCTGACAGGTAATATTGCCAGTGTATCTAGTGAGGATATTCAGAATATTCCCGTTAATAGTTTTGAGTCTGCGATTCAAGGGAAGACTTCAGGTGTATTCATTGAGAAGGCGAGTGGCAAGTTAGGTGAAGGGATCAAGATGCGCGTTCGTGGTACTTCTTCCATTTCGGGTAACAATCAGCCACTTTATGTAATCGATGGTATTCCAATCACTACTGAAGACCAATCGATCAATAACAACCAACCTACGAACCCATTGGCTGATATCAATTTCAATGATATCGAATCGATTGAAGTACTCAAAGATGCCTATGCCTCTTCCATTTACGGATCAAGAGCTTCGAATGGAGTCGTTCTGATTACTACAAAAAGAGGTAAATCAGGAAAACCTCAGATTAACATAAGCTATCAGGTGGGTACTTCCCAACCTGCTCGTCTCAGAGAATGGATGAATGCGGAAGAATATCGTGAGATCTACACAGAGGCTACTTTGCGATATCTTGGTGTTGATCCAGTTACGGCGACTGTTGAGGATGTGACAGATGCTCAGGAGTTCCTAGAGGCGGTTTTAGTTGATGGTTTTGCTAGTGATATGGAAACTGATACCGATTGGCAGTCTGAGGCTTTTGCAGATGATGCAGGATTTAGTCAACTAGACGTAAATATGAGTGGTGGAAACGATGCAACACAGTATTATGCAGGTGTCTCTTACAATGATCAGAGAGGTATCTTGATCGATAACAACTTTACCCGAGCGAGTGCAAGGTTAAATTTGGATCAGAAGGTAACTGATAAGCTGAAATTGGGAATGGGCCTAAATGTAGTTAGAAGTGAGCTGGATAGAGTTTCGAATGACAATGCTTTCGCTACTCCACTTCAGCTCATAGCTTTAGCTCCAACTCAGGCAGCCTATCTCGATGACGGTACAGCCAATCCAAATACGATCTATTATAATGGATTGACTGAAAGAGATAATTCTACGAATACAACGACCGTATTTAGAACTTTGGGCAACATCAATGCATCATACCAAATTGTAGATGGACTAACTGCCAGAGTAGAATATGGATTGGATATTCTGGATCAGCAAGAAGATGTCTACAAGGGGCGTGTAACACAGGATGGATCGCCTGGAGGTCAGGTGGATAGTCGTGCCGTAAGAGTGATTAACTACACCACTACAGGGACTCTGGATTATGCAAAGACATTTAGCGATAAGCATGCCATCAATCTAATAGTTGGGTCAAGTTATCAAGAGTCAAATGATAATTCGTTGAGTCTTCAGGCGACAGGCTTTCCTACGGATGATTTGAATACTGTAGCGAGTGCTGCAGAGAATATCTATCAATATTCAAGTGCTGATGGATTTTCATTCCTTTCTTACTTCGGTAGGTTTAACTATAAGCTGAACAATAGGTATCTAGTAGGTTTTAGTGGTCGAATGGATGGTTCATCTAAGTTTGGTGAAAATAATCGCTATGGCTTCTTTCCTGCTGCCTCTGCAGGTTGGATCGTGTCTGAGGAATCATTTTTGGCAGGAAATAGCCTGTTGAGTTTCTTAAAATTGAGAGCGAGTTATGGTTTAACTGGCAATGCACCTTCTGCCAATAGAGCTCATTTGGGAACCTATGCCGGCGCACCTTACACTACTACTTCAGGTTTGAGACCTTGGGCTTTGGCCAACCCTGATTTGAAATGGGAGAAAACAGCTCAACTGAATATTGGGATTGATTTTGGGTTATTCAACGATAGAATTACTATCGAAGGAGATTACTACATCAAAAACACTACGGATTTATTGTTAAGTAGGCCGATTCCTGCTATATCCGGTTACAATTCGATTTTTGAAAATGTTGGTGAACTGAACAACAAGGGATTTGAACTTGTTTTGAACACTCAAAATTTGGTGGGTGAGTTTACCTGGTCTACCAGTTTCAATATAGCGGTCAATAAGAACGAAATCACCAAGCTCAATAGTGATTCAGATATTATTTCGGGACGAAATAGGGTACGGTTAGGTGAGTCAATTGGTGTGTTTGTAGCTAGAGAATATGCAGGTGTTAATCCAGATAATGGGGATGCTTTGTATTTCGTGAATAGGGAGCCTACGCAAACAGAAATTGACAATGGAACTGTGTTTACCGTAGATCACATCGGTGATGAATATGTCACTGCCAGCTACAATGCTGCTGAGGATGTGGTGATCGGTTCTCCAAATCCAGATTTCGTTGGGGGTCTAGATAACAAGCTGTCCTATAAAGGCATTGACTTAGGCTTCTTCTTGCAATTCGTCTATGGAAATGAAATTTATAACCAGGCGGGAATTTATCAGTCAAACAATGCTTCTGGTTTTGTGGATAATCAAACCAGAGACCAATTAGATAGGTGGATTCAACCAGGAGATATTACAGATGTGCCAAGGGCAGAGCTAGTTGGAGGAATTGGGGACAATCATTCTTCCAGATACCTGTCCGATGGGTCTTATTTGAGGTTGAAAACTGTCACCTTAGGATACACCCTTCCAGAAAATTGGATCAGCAAGGCACGACTGAGAAGTGCAAGAGTTTATGTGTCTGGTCAAAACCTTTTGACATTTACGAATTACGAAGGATGGGATCCTGAAGTGTCCTGGAGCGGAACTGGTAGAACGCCTACTACTGCTAATATTCTGCAGGGTGTGGATTTTTACACTGCACCACAAGCTCGCACAATCACATTTGGTATTAATATCGGAATTTAAAAATCGGAAAAATGAAAAATATCAAGATATATATACTGGTAGTACTTGTCTTTACTCTTTCGTGTGATGATAAGTTGAATATAGAGCCTAGACAAGTATTGGATTCTGACCTGGTTTGGGTAAATGAAGAGAATTTAGAGGCTGTGCTTTTCGGGGCATATGCAGGAATGAAAGGCACCTTCGGCAACAATGAAGGTGGCGAAATGTATGGAGGGGATTATATGGTTTTTAGTGAAATGCTGGCCGCTACTGATGAAGTAGTTTGGGGTGGTTCCTTTACTGCTTATCGTGAAGTTTTCGATAAGGAGATCACAGTTACCAATACAGCGATTTCTCTCAATTGGATCAGAGCCTACGACGTGATCAATTCTGTGAATAATGTTTTGGCTCACCTGGATTTAGCAGAAACGGATGAAAAACGTGATTGGATTGAAGGTCAGGCGCTGGCGATTCGTGGTATCATGTATTTCGAATTGCTAAGGTTTTGGGCCCAACCTTATGGTACTGGTTCTGAGGTTTCTGATCCAGGGGTTCCTTTGGTATTGACTCCTACGATCACAGTAGAAGATGCTGATGCTCTAATGGAGCAAGGTAGGTCTACCGTTGCAGCAGGCTATCAGCAGGTGCTGGACGATCTGTTGGAGGCTAAAGGTCTCATAGATGTGAGCTATGGTAAGAATGGGACGAGTATCTCGACTTACACGGTTTCGGCGGTACTGTCCAGAGTGTATTTGCAACGCGGTGAATTTGCTTTGGCAGCTCAGGAAGCGGACAGAGTCATTCAAAGTGGAGAGTATACACTAGGAGATGACCCGATCAAAGCCTTCAATAATGTCTCCAATGGACCCGAAGATGTGTTTACCATCCAGCAGACTGCATTGAGTAATTCGGGGACTAGTAATGGTGGTTTAGCTACCTTTTATGCAAGGTTGTTTGGTAGCGGTCGGGGAGATGTACAAGTGCAAGCCACCCACTTTACAAATTATGAGACTGGTGATTTAAGAAGTGGCCTACAGGATGACCTGTCAGACGAAGCAACTGCTGGTACGGTAACTGAAATGTACTACATAGGAGTAGGTGGACAAAATTCAGGTCAGATCCAATGCGCTAAATACCAGGACAGTGAAAGAAATATTCAGATTGTTCGATTACCTGAAATGTATTTGACTCGTGCGGAGGCAAACTTTGAAGCAGGAACCAATGTGGGTGCTACTCCATTAGCGGATATTAATGCGATTCGCAACCGTGCTGGATTGACTGATTTGACCACTGTTACCATTGATGAAATCAGACTAGAAAGAATGCGGGAGTTAGCCTTTGAAGGTCATAAGTTGCATGATATCAAACGTTGGCAAATGTCAGTGGGTTCATTGCCTTATGATGCCAATGAGCTCGTGTTGCCTATTCCTCAAAGAGAGATTGAGATTTATGACATCCCTCAAAACGCGGGATATTAAAAAAATGCCAGCTCTGATCGTTTCAGGGTTGGCATTTTTTACCATTCATTCCTCTATGGCTCAAGGAACTGATTTTGAAGCCAGAGACAAATACAACACAGTTTCAGGAGTAACGAATACAGTTACTACTAATACACAAATGGTCTTTGATCAGTCCTACGAGGGGATTAAAGGGCATCCCTACTTATTCGGTGACTGGAAAAATGCCACTCTTCGATTGGATAATGGCAAAGTGTATGATGGTATCCCCATCTTGTTGGACCTAGAAAAGGATCAGGTACTTTTTAAACCGAAGACTCTTGATGTTCAGGTACTGGATGCTCAGATAGTTGAAAGCATTGAAATGGAGGGTTTAAAGTTTCAATATTTAAACTTATCAGAAGGTACTAAGTTAAGCTCAGGCTTTTATTTGTTGTTCTATACTTCGGATCAGTTCATGCTCTATGAAAGAAGAAGTAAGTTTTTAGAAAGGAGGCAAGAGTCATCGGCCTATAATTATGGGCCTGACTTTGATGATTACAAATATTACCCAAGAAAGTACGTGCTTATAGATAAGGAAGGCCCCAAGGATTTGAAGAGATCTCTTCGGGGAGTTGCCAGGGTGCTCGGGAAAGAGGTAGACATCAAAGAATATCTAAAGGGACACAAGAATTTTGACATAGATCGAGAGGAAGATTTTATCGATCTTCTCGCATTCTATTCAAAGAAACTGACTGAGAAGTAGAACCTCTTCAGTATGTTTTCTAATGTTAAAAGTGGCTTAAGCCACTTTTAACTTATTAATCTTAGATTTTTCGAATTTCTCTTCAGCGTAGGCTTTGTTGATGACCAGTTTTTTGCTCTTGTCATCAGATGGCATCTCGAACATTGCGTCGTTTACAATCGATTCACAAATAGATCTTAGCCCTCTGGCTCCCAGCTTGTATTCCAGCGCTTTTTCTACGATGTAGTCCAGTGCACTTTTCTTGAACTCAATTTCAATGCCTTCCATATCGAAAAGCTTCGTGTATTGTTTAACCAAAGCATTCTTAGGCTCTGTCAATATCTTCTTGAGCGCTGATTTGTCCAATGGATCCAGATGCGTTAAAACTGGTAGACGACCAATCAATTCTGGAATTAAACCAAATGATTTCAAATCCTGAGCCGTGATGTACTGTAATAGGTTTTCTTTATTCACATCCTTCATCTCGTCTTCCTTAGAGGCAGAGTTAAATCCTAGCGGACGTGTATTCAGTCTAGAACCAATATTTCTCGCGATACCGTCAAAGGCCCCACCACAGATGAACAGGATGTTTTCAGTGTTCACATTGATCATTTTCTGATCAGGGTGCTTACGTCCACCTTGAGGCGGTACATTTACTGATGTCCCTTCCAATAGCTTTAAAAGCGCTTGTTGAACCCCTTCGCCACTTACATCTCTGGTGATAGATGGGTTGTCAGATTTTCTGGCAATTTTATCTAATTCATCGATGTAGACGATTCCTCTTTCTGCTGCTTCGACATCATAGTCTGCTGCCTGAAGCAGTCGAGTCAGGATACTTTCTACATCTTCACCTACATAACCCGCTTCGGTCAGTACCGTCGCATCAGCGATACAAAATGGAACCTGTAGGATTTTTGCCAAAGATCTGGCCAAATAGGTTTTTCCTGTTCCGGTTTCTCCTACCATCACGATGTTTGATTTTTCAATCTTCACATCATCATCTTTGGTCTCTTGCATCAAGCGTTTGTAGTGGTTGTACACCGCTACAGAGATGACTTTTTTAGCTTCATCCTGCCCAATTACGTATTGGTCAAGGTGCTCCTTCATCTCTTTAGGCTTGATCAGATTAAAGTTAGGAGAGGAAACGTCATTTTTTGTTTTCAGTTCCTCGCTGAGAATCTGATTGGCTTGACTGATGCATTTATCGCAGATATGCGCATGGATGCCTGAGATCATCAAATCCACATCTTTCTTATTTCTCCCGCAAAACGAACATGTTACTTGTGCCATTTCCTCTTCTTTACCTTAAATATACTAATTATTTACTGGTGTCTCTTTCAAGTACCTCATCAATCAAGCCATATTTTTTGGCTTCTGCTGCTTTCATCCAATAGTCTCTGTCAGAATCTTTCTCGATTTGCTCGTAAGATTTGCCACTATGTGATGAAAGGATTTTGTAAAGATCTTCTTTTACAGACAATGTTTGCTTCAATGATATTTCCATATCTGAAGCCTGCCCTTGCATACCCGACATAGGTTGGTGAATCATGATTCGGGCATGTGGCAGAGCGGCACGCTTACCAGCTGCGCCTCCAGCCAACAATACAGCCCCCATAGAAGCCGCCAGGCCTGTACAGATGGTGTTGATGTCTGGGTTGACATAATTCATCGTGTCATAGATGCCAAGGCCTGCATATACAGATCCTCCTGGGCTATTGACATACAGAAGAATGTCTTTTTGAGAATCTACTGATTCCAAAAACAGCAATTGAGCTGTGATAATATTGGCAATGTTGTCGTCCACTCCAGTTCCCAGGAAGATGATTCTATCCATAATCAAACGGGAGAAAACATCGATTTCGGCAAATCTTGTCGGCCTTTCTTCGATCACTGATCGGGTCATATTTTCTACAAACCCAGTGTACTGATCAAAGGTATTGCCATTTATATTTTGGCCTTTTACGGCAAAATCTCTAAACTCTTTTTTGTCCATGATTTCATGTTTTAGATACGGTTACAAAAAAACAAAAAAAGCCCTTATATCAAAGGACTTTTCCAATAGACGATCTTAGACTTTAAAAGTTTATGCTTTTTCCTTGTATTCCTCAGCAGTGACTTCTTTTGACTTAATGGTCACTTTGTCTTTTAGGAAAGAGATAATCTTGTCGTTAAACACGTTTTCTTGCAGTTGTCTGTAGTTCTTGCCTTCTTCAGCCTGTAGATAGTTCATTGCGAAAGTATCAATGTTGGCTTCCATCTGCTCCGACATTCCCATAGATCCGAATTGCTGACGAATCATGTTCTTAGCTGCTTCCACTACTTCTTCCTGCTCTACGTTGATTTCATTAGCCTTTGCGATCTTACTTTTGATCATCGACCATTTCAGATCGTTAGTGTAAAGCGGATATTCTTGCTCGATTTGCTCGTCAGTAATTTCCTGATTAGATAGTTTCAACCATCTCTTAAGGAATTCGTCTGGCAATTCGATTTTAGTATCTTCGATGAATTTGTCTCTGATTTTCAACTGAGTGTATCCGTCAGTTTCTCTGTTGTAGTTTTCTGAGATCGCAGTTCTTACTTTCTCGATGAATTCCTCTTCAGTTTTAACTGCGTCTTTACCGAATACTTTGTCGAACAATTCCTGGTTCAATTCAGCAGGGATAGTTCTGTTGATGTTTTTGATCTCAAATTTGATCTTTCCAGTCAAATCTTTGTTCTCTCCTAAGAACTGAGCACGAGCTGCTTCATCTTTGATGGTTTTTTCTACATCAAATTCCACCACGTCACCGCTCTTCTGCTCTAAGAATTTCTTCAAGCTCTTTTTCTCAACATTCGTCAAATCAAGTGTAGTGCCTGCTGGCTCTTCTTGACCTTCTACTTGAATGAAGCCATAAAGCGAATCTCCCTCAGCTGATTGCTCAGGATTAGTCATTTCGCCGAATTGTTTCTTCAGGTTGTCTAGCGTTTCGTTGATCAAAGCATCATCTACTTTGATAGAAAAGGTGTCCACCTTTACCTTGCTATCCACCTTCACCTCGAACTCTGGTGCCATACCGATACTGTACTCGAAATCAAATTCTGATCCGTTGTCCCAGTCCAGTCCTTCTACTTTTTCTTGATTAGGAAGTGGCTCGCCGAGTAGCTCGATTTCATTTTCTTTGATGTAATCCATCACTTTGTGAGAAACCATGTGGTTGATTTCGTCGACCAGGATAGACTTTCCGTACATTTTTTGGATAACTCCTTTCGGTACTTTTCCTTGTCTAAAACCTTTGATGTTGGCCTTCTTGCTGTACTCTTTGATCTTTTCCTCAACTTTAGGTTGATAATCAGCCTCCTTTAAATTAATTTTAATTAGGGCTTCTGTCTTTGAGATTTGATCTAGTTGAATGTCCAAAACTATGCTTGTTTTATGTACAAAATTAAAAAACCCTCTAGCCTGATTACAGGTAGAGGGTGTTTGTTTGTGCGGATGGAGGGACTCGAACCCCCATGCCTCGCGGCGCTAGATCCTAAGTCTAGTGCGTCTACCAATTTCGCCACATCCGCGTGATCGAAAAATTTGGAAGTGCAAAGGTAGTATTAAAAACGAATTAGTCAATATCAATCTCAAAAATATTTCAAGAAGAATCTTGATTGATTCTTCAGCCCTTATGGTCATCTTTGTATGAAGAGTTTTTGTATCGCTTTTAGCCAACATTAATCAATGGGAGAGACACTGCTCGTAGATGTAGAAGAAGAGAAAAAGGAAATACTGAGGAGGTACAGGCGGTTGCTCAGACGGGCCAAACCTTTTTTGAAGGACGATGATGCCAAAATCATCAGAAAAGCCTTTTATACTGCCGCTGAAGCGCATAAGAATATGCGCAGGAAAACTGGCGAGCCTTACATTTATCACCCTATCGAAGTGGCCTATATATGTGTGGCCGAAATCGGACTGGGTACCACATCTATCGTATCTGCCTTGCTGCACGATGTAGTAGAGGATACCGACTGGACGCTCACCGATGTAGAAAAAGAGTTTGGAAACAAGGTCATGCGGATCATCGATGGTCTAACTAAGATCAGTGGTGTACCGGGGGAAAGCATGTCTGAGCAGGCGGAGAACTTTCGTAAAATGCTTCTCACTCTTTCTAAAGATACCCGAGTGATCTTGATCAAGTTGGCAGATCGACTTCATAATATGCGTACACTGCAGAGCATGCAGCGACACAAGCAGCTCAAGATCGCTTCTGAGACTTTTTATCTATATGCCCCGCTGGCGCACAGGCTGGGACTGTATGCGATCAAGACAGAGCTGGAGGACCTGTCAATGAAGTACCGCGACCCAGATGACTATAACTATCTGGCTAAAAAGATCAATGATACCAAGGAAGCACGGAATCGATTCATCCGGAGTTTTATCCGTCCGATGCAAAAGACGATTTCGGATCAGGGCTACAAAGTAGAAATAAAAGGCCGACCCAAATCTATTTTCTCCATCGCCAATAAAATGAAGAAACAAAACATTCCTTTTGAAGAGGTGTATGATTTGTTTGCGATCAGGATCATTGTAGATGTAGAGGAGGAGAATGAAAAGGCGGCCTGCTGGCATATATATTCCATAGTGACCGATTTTTATACGCCAAACCCGGACCGCCTCAGAGACTGGATCAGTATCCCGAAGGCTAATGGATACGAGTCGCTCCATACCACTGTGATGACCAACAGAGGACAGTGGGTGGAAGTGCAAATCAGGACTCGGCGAATGGACGATATTGCTGAGAAAGGATATGCGGCGCATTGGAAGTACAAAGATGGTTCAGCCAAAGATTCTGAATCTTCTCTCGACATGTGGATTTCCAAGGTGAGGGAATCTCTGGAACAAAATGACATTTCCGCCATAGAGTTTGTCGATGATTTTCGTTCCAATCTTTTTCAGGAGGAGGTTTATGCCTTTACCCCTAAGGGGAAATTGATCACGCTGCCCAATGGCGCTTGCGCTTTGGACTTTGCATTTGATATCCATACCGAAGTGGGTGGCAGCTGTATTGGCGCCAAGATCAACAAGAAACTGGTATCTCTAAATACGCTGATCAAAAATGGTGACCAGGTAGAAATACTTACTTCGTCCAAACAAAAACCCAACGAGGGCTGGCTCAAATATGTTGTCACCTCAAAGGCCATATCTGGTATCAAGGATTACCTGAAGGAAGAAAAGAAAAAGGCGGCCTCAGAGGGTAAAGAGATTGTGCTTCGCAAGCTGAAGCAGATCAAGCTAGAATTGAACAATGACACGATCAATCGAATGATCGCTTACTTCGGGGCAGAATCCCCACTGGACTTCTTTTATGATGTCGGCAAAGGTAAAATTGATCCTAAGGAGATCAAGAAGATCAGCGAGATCAAAGAGGAGAAAAAGCATCACCACAGAAAGCGACCTGTACTTAACGAGGAAGTACTCAAGGCCACTAAAAAAGCCAAGGAGGTTAATGATAACCCTTTGATACTGGGCGACAATATGAATATGGTGGATTACAAATTCGCCAATTGCTGCAAACCTATACCCGGGGATGACGTTTTTGGATTTGTGACTGTGAGCGAAGGAATCAAGATCCATAGAACAAGCTGCCCGAATGCCACCGAACTGATGTCTAACTATGGTTACCGTATCATCAAGGCGAAGTGGACTTCTCAGCAGGAGATTGCCTTCCTGGCGGGTATCAAGGTGATCGGGACAGACCGAATGGGTATGATCAATGACATTACCCAGATTATTTCTAATGATCTGAAAGTCAATATGAGATCCATGAGTATCGATACTGACAATGGCATTTTTGAAGGGAGTATCAAGGTTTATGTAGATGATACACAGCATCTGGAAACGATGATTCATAAGCTTTCCGCTATCGACGGAGTAGAACGTGTGCACCGCTTTGATTTATTTGAAGATTAATACCTATAAAAAACTATATTTGCACGCTGGAAGTCAAAAAATCATTGATAGATTAAAATTTGAACCAAACACAAGGACATACAGAGGCGACATCTAAGATCTTCGAGGAGGTAAAAAACATCTTTACCCGCTTTTTAGAGAACAAATCGCTAAGGAAAACTCCTGAGCGCTACGCCATATTGGAGGAGATATACAGCAAGTCGGGACACTTCGATGTGGAGACCTTGTATATCAGTATGAAGAACAAAAACTACCGGGTCAGTAGAGCGACGGTTTACAATTCGCTAGACCTGTTGGTTGAGTGTGATTTAGTCACCAAGCATCAGTTTGGTCAGAATCTGGCTCAGTACGAAAAATCATATGGCTTCAAACAACACGACCACATCTTGATGGAAGGAAGCGGAGAAGTGCTTGAATTTTGTGATCCTAGAATCCAAAATATCAAGAGGACTTTAGAGGAGATGTTTGATATAGATATCACCCATCACTCGCTCTACTTTTTCGCTAAAAGCAAAAAAGACAAGAAGCAAAATTAATTTACGAAAGCAA
This is a stretch of genomic DNA from Reichenbachiella ulvae. It encodes these proteins:
- a CDS encoding RagB/SusD family nutrient uptake outer membrane protein, whose translation is MKNIKIYILVVLVFTLSCDDKLNIEPRQVLDSDLVWVNEENLEAVLFGAYAGMKGTFGNNEGGEMYGGDYMVFSEMLAATDEVVWGGSFTAYREVFDKEITVTNTAISLNWIRAYDVINSVNNVLAHLDLAETDEKRDWIEGQALAIRGIMYFELLRFWAQPYGTGSEVSDPGVPLVLTPTITVEDADALMEQGRSTVAAGYQQVLDDLLEAKGLIDVSYGKNGTSISTYTVSAVLSRVYLQRGEFALAAQEADRVIQSGEYTLGDDPIKAFNNVSNGPEDVFTIQQTALSNSGTSNGGLATFYARLFGSGRGDVQVQATHFTNYETGDLRSGLQDDLSDEATAGTVTEMYYIGVGGQNSGQIQCAKYQDSERNIQIVRLPEMYLTRAEANFEAGTNVGATPLADINAIRNRAGLTDLTTVTIDEIRLERMRELAFEGHKLHDIKRWQMSVGSLPYDANELVLPIPQREIEIYDIPQNAGY
- a CDS encoding SusD/RagB family nutrient-binding outer membrane lipoprotein, which gives rise to MKKILYTLLLASTVFVSCDDRLDELNTDKKNPSTFPPEALFASATREVVDNIVSMSVNDNPFRLYSQMWAQTTYPDESQYTMTAREIPLSIYTNQYRDVLIDLKDSKTGIQAQLDDPTNVIPEQTLRNQMAVIDILMGYTYITLVDIFGDVPYSEALDPDNLDPVYDDARSIYNSVEDILTTSSTLLAANTAAGGFGSSDLVYGGDVDAWATFANSIKLRMAMKLADVDAATSIAWANEAMAAGVISTNAQNFSMAYQGSSPNSSPLHEDLVLSGRADFVASNTLVDALNERLDPRLMTFTRNPIDYGWNVDDNGMAQDSTFTSNMIIEYYDEDGEMTSRDFMVAPFTLAAADSATLGEVTMYKGGTYGDANAYSTNSQVGDILHTPSYPGTLYNAAETHFLMAEMIERGGYTVAGTAEAHYNAAITASFDQWGVAGVATYLARPEVAYTTADGGSGDWKQIIGTQMWLGLYNQGLEGWSTWRRLDFDGFTPPPGMTMADIPNRMTYPLREATLNGTSLAAAQAKLTGGDEASSKIFWDVN
- a CDS encoding SusC/RagA family TonB-linked outer membrane protein, producing the protein MRNILLSLLFVALGISSAFAQDRTISGRVTDGEEALPGVNVILKGTSRGVTTDIDGNYRIAVPGDGGVLVFSYIGMMTQEAEIGARSVIDVEMSADAKQLTEVVVVGYGTQLKQDLTGNIASVSSEDIQNIPVNSFESAIQGKTSGVFIEKASGKLGEGIKMRVRGTSSISGNNQPLYVIDGIPITTEDQSINNNQPTNPLADINFNDIESIEVLKDAYASSIYGSRASNGVVLITTKRGKSGKPQINISYQVGTSQPARLREWMNAEEYREIYTEATLRYLGVDPVTATVEDVTDAQEFLEAVLVDGFASDMETDTDWQSEAFADDAGFSQLDVNMSGGNDATQYYAGVSYNDQRGILIDNNFTRASARLNLDQKVTDKLKLGMGLNVVRSELDRVSNDNAFATPLQLIALAPTQAAYLDDGTANPNTIYYNGLTERDNSTNTTTVFRTLGNINASYQIVDGLTARVEYGLDILDQQEDVYKGRVTQDGSPGGQVDSRAVRVINYTTTGTLDYAKTFSDKHAINLIVGSSYQESNDNSLSLQATGFPTDDLNTVASAAENIYQYSSADGFSFLSYFGRFNYKLNNRYLVGFSGRMDGSSKFGENNRYGFFPAASAGWIVSEESFLAGNSLLSFLKLRASYGLTGNAPSANRAHLGTYAGAPYTTTSGLRPWALANPDLKWEKTAQLNIGIDFGLFNDRITIEGDYYIKNTTDLLLSRPIPAISGYNSIFENVGELNNKGFELVLNTQNLVGEFTWSTSFNIAVNKNEITKLNSDSDIISGRNRVRLGESIGVFVAREYAGVNPDNGDALYFVNREPTQTEIDNGTVFTVDHIGDEYVTASYNAAEDVVIGSPNPDFVGGLDNKLSYKGIDLGFFLQFVYGNEIYNQAGIYQSNNASGFVDNQTRDQLDRWIQPGDITDVPRAELVGGIGDNHSSRYLSDGSYLRLKTVTLGYTLPENWISKARLRSARVYVSGQNLLTFTNYEGWDPEVSWSGTGRTPTTANILQGVDFYTAPQARTITFGINIGI